Proteins from a genomic interval of Phenylobacterium sp. LH3H17:
- a CDS encoding cytochrome c family protein — translation MTRSARMFAGALAALFVAGPAAAADGAKVFQLQCKSCHGAKSTLMGPSLAGVAGGKIARLSDFKYSAALAGKGGTWTDAALDAYVAAPSRFAPGTKMMVGVANPADRAAVVSYLKTLK, via the coding sequence ATGACTCGGTCTGCAAGGATGTTCGCCGGGGCCCTGGCGGCCCTGTTCGTCGCAGGCCCGGCCGCAGCCGCCGACGGCGCCAAGGTCTTCCAGTTGCAGTGCAAGAGCTGCCACGGCGCCAAGTCCACGCTCATGGGCCCCAGCCTGGCGGGGGTGGCGGGCGGCAAGATCGCGCGCCTCTCCGACTTCAAGTATTCGGCGGCCCTGGCCGGCAAGGGCGGGACCTGGACCGACGCCGCCCTGGACGCCTACGTCGCCGCCCCGTCCAGGTTCGCCCCCGGGACCAAGATGATGGTCGGGGTGGCCAATCCCGCCGACCGCGCCGCCGTCGTGTCCTATCTGAAAACCCTCAAGTGA
- a CDS encoding CPBP family intramembrane glutamic endopeptidase, with translation MEAAPLTPAPTTPPSPILFLSILFAASIPFWVVSSRVGVQFLPGLPLSASMAILPSLVALLLLWRRQGRSAALALLRRCFDFKRLPRIVWLVPVVLIAPLATWAGLAVRPDLGPLPANLAVTATVMFAVFFVSALGEELGWSGYLLEPMQARWGALPAALMIGAVWAAWHVVPFLEAGRSVDWVAWQAAKTVAGRVIMVWLFLNTGRSIFYVSLFHALDNLAVFTSPGYGIAYDPMVTALVTIALALIVTLRWGPTLVGRDRRAGA, from the coding sequence TTGGAGGCCGCGCCCCTGACCCCTGCGCCCACGACGCCCCCGTCGCCGATCCTCTTCCTGTCGATCCTGTTCGCGGCCTCCATACCCTTCTGGGTGGTGAGCTCCCGGGTCGGGGTGCAGTTCCTGCCCGGACTGCCCCTGTCGGCGAGCATGGCCATCCTGCCGTCCCTGGTCGCGCTGTTGCTGCTGTGGCGTCGCCAGGGCCGTAGCGCCGCGCTCGCGCTGCTGCGACGGTGCTTCGATTTCAAGCGTCTGCCCCGAATCGTATGGCTGGTCCCGGTGGTGCTGATTGCACCCCTCGCGACCTGGGCGGGGCTCGCCGTGCGGCCGGATCTTGGCCCGCTGCCGGCCAACCTGGCGGTGACCGCGACGGTGATGTTCGCGGTGTTTTTCGTGAGCGCGCTGGGCGAGGAGCTGGGCTGGTCCGGCTATCTGCTCGAACCGATGCAGGCTCGCTGGGGCGCCCTGCCCGCCGCCCTGATGATCGGGGCCGTCTGGGCGGCCTGGCATGTGGTCCCGTTCCTTGAGGCCGGACGCTCGGTCGACTGGGTCGCGTGGCAGGCCGCCAAGACCGTCGCGGGGCGGGTGATCATGGTGTGGCTGTTCCTGAACACTGGCCGCAGCATCTTCTACGTCAGCCTCTTCCACGCCCTGGACAATCTGGCGGTGTTCACCTCGCCGGGTTACGGGATCGCCTACGATCCGATGGTCACCGCCCTGGTCACCATCGCGCTCGCGCTGATCGTGACCTTGCGATGGGGCCCGACGCTCGTCGGCCGCGACCGGCGCGCCGGCGCCTGA
- a CDS encoding enoyl-CoA hydratase/isomerase family protein has translation MAYETITYETRGQVGVVTLNRPEKLNAISAELRRDVHAAFAEAREDDNVRVLVMTGAGRGFCSGADLTGTLPPAATSQNDRLDEMGWVGRWARLFHDFDKPLIGAINGVCAGAGMSAALACDVRIGGPGARFKTTFAERNLSPDSGLSWFLPRIVGYAAAADLIFTSRMVEAQEALSLGLLNRLVEGDLIEAAVAYGEQMAQWPPLAIRSSKRVLQHSHGAGLEEALKYESVGLGFSRRSPNDAKESIASFREKRKGVYTGT, from the coding sequence ATGGCCTACGAGACCATCACCTACGAGACGCGCGGCCAGGTCGGCGTCGTCACTCTCAACCGCCCCGAAAAGCTGAACGCCATTTCCGCCGAGCTGAGGCGCGACGTGCATGCGGCCTTCGCCGAAGCCCGCGAGGACGACAACGTGCGGGTCCTGGTCATGACGGGGGCTGGGCGCGGCTTCTGTTCGGGGGCCGACCTCACCGGGACCCTGCCGCCGGCCGCGACGTCGCAGAACGACCGACTGGACGAGATGGGCTGGGTGGGCCGCTGGGCGCGGCTGTTCCACGACTTCGACAAGCCGCTGATCGGAGCGATCAACGGGGTCTGCGCCGGGGCCGGCATGAGCGCGGCGCTCGCCTGCGACGTCCGGATCGGCGGACCCGGCGCGCGGTTCAAGACCACCTTCGCCGAGCGCAATCTCTCGCCGGACTCCGGCCTCTCCTGGTTCCTGCCGCGCATCGTCGGCTACGCCGCGGCCGCCGATCTGATCTTCACCAGCCGCATGGTGGAAGCGCAGGAAGCCCTGTCGCTCGGCCTGCTCAACCGGCTGGTCGAGGGGGATCTCATCGAGGCCGCCGTGGCCTATGGCGAACAGATGGCCCAGTGGCCGCCCCTGGCCATCCGATCCTCCAAGCGGGTGCTGCAGCATAGCCACGGCGCGGGCCTGGAAGAGGCGCTGAAGTACGAGTCGGTCGGCCTTGGCTTCTCGCGCCGATCTCCCAATGACGCCAAGGAGTCCATCGCCTCGTTCCGTGAGAAGCGCAAAGGCGTCTACACGGGCACGTAA
- the modB gene encoding molybdate ABC transporter permease subunit, with protein sequence MSALTPEDFAAVALSLKVALAATLLGLPLALAAALAQARGRFAARVVLDAAVTLPLVLPPVATGYVLLLLFGRRGAVGALLEKAGIVFAFDWTGAALAAGIMAFPLMVRPMRLAIEAIDREVDEVALTLGAGPFTRFFRVTVPLAAPGVAAGAILGFAKALGEFGATITFVAAIPGETLTLPSAIYGATQSPGGEARAAALCLVAAAIAVAAVLVSDAVGRWAGRTSRGSS encoded by the coding sequence GTGAGCGCCTTGACGCCGGAGGATTTCGCCGCCGTCGCCCTGTCGCTGAAGGTGGCGCTGGCCGCCACCCTGCTGGGCCTGCCCCTGGCCCTGGCCGCCGCGCTGGCCCAGGCGCGCGGCCGCTTCGCCGCCCGGGTCGTGCTGGACGCCGCGGTCACCCTGCCCCTGGTCCTGCCGCCGGTGGCGACCGGCTACGTGCTGCTGCTGCTGTTCGGCCGCCGCGGCGCCGTCGGGGCGCTGCTGGAGAAGGCTGGGATCGTCTTCGCCTTCGACTGGACGGGGGCGGCGCTCGCCGCCGGGATCATGGCCTTCCCGCTGATGGTGCGGCCCATGCGCCTGGCGATCGAAGCCATCGACCGCGAGGTCGACGAGGTGGCCCTGACCCTGGGGGCGGGCCCCTTCACGCGCTTCTTCAGGGTGACCGTGCCGCTGGCCGCCCCCGGCGTGGCGGCGGGCGCCATCCTGGGATTCGCCAAGGCCCTGGGCGAGTTCGGCGCCACCATCACCTTCGTGGCCGCCATTCCAGGGGAGACCCTGACCCTGCCGTCGGCGATCTACGGCGCCACCCAGTCGCCGGGGGGCGAGGCCCGGGCCGCGGCCCTGTGCCTGGTCGCCGCCGCCATCGCCGTGGCCGCCGTCCTGGTCTCCGACGCGGTGGGCCGCTGGGCGGGCCGCACCTCGCGGGGTTCGAGCTAA
- a CDS encoding phosphotransferase, which translates to MPIPEAKRPAVDRALTAAFGTTEMDSAKPLTGGLSGASVYRIRVGGIAYLLRIEGARDDFRDPGRWYGCMGAAAAAYIAPRVRYADAADGVAIMDFIEEQSLVLDYRGTRADLIVEAAQTIRALHETPAFPPLIDYMDGMDGLIGVFQASGLIAPAAVEELFARYAVLRAGYRTAEGDRVSSHNDLNPRNILYDGGRLWLVDWESSFLADRYVDLATLANVFAHTPEEEALLATTYFGQAPTAERQARLYLMRQINQVFYGVILLNGVAAECPDLRETSLEAPSLAEIHQALGTGDFALETWRGRLAYGKARLNAALDGLRSARFPEALALVAA; encoded by the coding sequence ATGCCCATTCCCGAAGCCAAACGTCCCGCGGTCGACCGCGCCCTGACCGCCGCCTTCGGGACGACGGAAATGGATTCCGCCAAGCCGCTGACCGGCGGCCTTTCCGGCGCCTCGGTCTACAGAATCCGTGTCGGCGGCATCGCCTATCTGCTGCGGATCGAGGGCGCCCGCGACGACTTCCGGGACCCCGGCCGCTGGTACGGTTGCATGGGCGCGGCGGCCGCCGCGTACATTGCGCCGCGGGTGCGCTACGCCGACGCCGCCGATGGCGTGGCGATCATGGACTTCATCGAGGAGCAGTCCCTGGTCCTGGACTATCGCGGGACCCGCGCCGACCTGATCGTCGAGGCCGCCCAGACCATTCGCGCCCTGCACGAGACGCCCGCCTTCCCGCCGCTGATCGACTACATGGACGGCATGGACGGGCTGATCGGGGTGTTCCAGGCCAGCGGCCTGATCGCCCCGGCCGCGGTCGAGGAGTTGTTCGCCCGCTATGCCGTCCTGCGCGCCGGCTATCGGACGGCCGAAGGGGACCGGGTCTCCAGCCACAACGACCTGAACCCCCGCAACATCCTCTATGACGGGGGGCGCCTGTGGCTGGTGGACTGGGAGTCATCGTTCCTGGCCGACCGCTATGTGGATCTGGCGACGCTCGCCAATGTCTTCGCCCACACGCCGGAGGAGGAGGCGCTGCTGGCGACGACCTATTTCGGCCAGGCGCCGACCGCCGAGCGTCAGGCGCGGCTCTATCTGATGCGGCAGATCAACCAGGTCTTCTACGGGGTGATCCTGCTGAACGGCGTCGCCGCAGAATGTCCCGATCTGCGCGAGACCAGCCTGGAGGCCCCGAGCCTGGCGGAGATTCACCAGGCTCTGGGGACCGGCGACTTCGCGCTGGAAACCTGGCGCGGCCGCCTGGCCTACGGCAAGGCGCGCCTGAACGCGGCCCTGGACGGCCTGCGTTCAGCCCGGTTCCCGGAGGCCTTGGCCCTGGTGGCCGCCTAG
- a CDS encoding acyl-CoA dehydrogenase produces MALDAADTQKTFDWEDPLDLASRLTEEERMVWDAARSYAREKLLPRVVSAYADERFDREIMTEMGAMGFLGATLPEKYGGAGVSHVAYGLIAREIEAVDSGYRSAMSVQSSLVMYPIYAFGSEEQKMKYLPGMARGEIVGCFGLTEADGGSDPASMRTVAKKTDGGYVLNGAKMWITNAPIADVCLVWAKLDGVIRGFLVDRGSKGLETPKILNKLSLRASVTGEISLSDVFVPEDMMMPGVSGLRGPFSCLNKARYGISWGAMGAAEFCLHASRDYTLTRKVFGKPLAARQLVQKKLADMQTEIALGFEGALALGRLLDQGAWVPEAISLMKRNNCGKALAIAREARDIHGGNGISGDYHVMRHAANLETVNTYEGAHDVHALILGRAITGENAF; encoded by the coding sequence ATGGCCCTGGACGCCGCAGACACCCAGAAGACCTTCGACTGGGAAGACCCGCTGGACCTCGCCTCGCGCCTCACCGAGGAGGAACGCATGGTCTGGGACGCGGCGCGATCCTACGCCCGGGAGAAACTGCTGCCCCGGGTGGTCTCGGCCTATGCCGACGAGCGGTTCGACCGCGAGATCATGACCGAGATGGGCGCCATGGGCTTCCTCGGCGCGACCCTGCCCGAAAAGTACGGCGGGGCCGGGGTCAGCCACGTGGCCTATGGCCTGATCGCCCGCGAGATCGAGGCGGTCGACTCCGGCTACCGCTCGGCCATGAGCGTGCAGTCCTCGTTGGTCATGTACCCGATCTACGCCTTCGGTTCGGAAGAGCAGAAGATGAAGTACCTGCCGGGCATGGCGCGCGGCGAGATCGTCGGCTGCTTCGGCCTGACCGAGGCCGACGGCGGGTCCGACCCGGCCTCCATGCGCACGGTGGCGAAGAAGACCGACGGCGGCTACGTGCTCAACGGCGCCAAGATGTGGATCACCAACGCGCCCATCGCCGATGTCTGCCTGGTCTGGGCCAAGCTGGACGGGGTGATCCGCGGCTTCCTGGTGGATCGCGGCTCCAAGGGTCTGGAGACGCCGAAGATCCTCAACAAGCTCTCCCTGCGCGCCTCGGTGACCGGCGAGATTTCGCTCAGCGACGTCTTCGTGCCGGAGGACATGATGATGCCGGGGGTCAGCGGCCTGCGCGGACCGTTCTCCTGCCTCAACAAGGCGCGCTACGGCATCTCCTGGGGGGCCATGGGCGCGGCCGAGTTCTGCCTGCACGCCAGCCGGGACTACACCCTGACCCGCAAGGTGTTCGGCAAGCCGCTCGCCGCCCGCCAGCTGGTGCAGAAGAAGCTCGCCGACATGCAGACCGAGATCGCGCTGGGCTTCGAGGGCGCCCTGGCGCTCGGCCGCCTGCTCGACCAGGGCGCCTGGGTGCCGGAAGCGATCAGCCTGATGAAGCGCAACAACTGCGGCAAGGCCCTGGCCATCGCGCGCGAGGCCCGCGACATCCATGGCGGCAACGGGATTTCCGGCGACTATCACGTGATGCGCCATGCCGCGAACCTGGAGACGGTAAACACCTATGAAGGCGCCCACGACGTCCACGCCCTGATCCTCGGGCGCGCCATCACCGGCGAGAATGCTTTCTAA
- a CDS encoding MFS transporter — translation MAEIAADSTDTAEKKPASLRTVVAASAAGTTFEWYDFFVFGSLIQVISKTFFSGLSDTAGYIAALALFGAGFLFRPVGALVFGRIGDKTGRKGAFLVTVMLMGGATFAIGLLPTYAQAGLWAPGLLVLMRILQGFALGGEYGGAAIYVAEHAPPNGRGRATSWVQTSAAFGLFGALVVILVTRLVVGDLYGPEAFDAWGWRIPFLFSAGLLAVSIWMRLKLTESPAFAKMKSEGGGSASPYQESFGQWKNLKIVLLALAAIMSAQGAVWYTAFFYTQTFMEKFLKVDPATINLLMMSATAVSAIFYVVFGWLSDKVGRKKVMLFGMTLMLVAYFPGFHMLARTANPALAEAEARTPVVVVADPADCSLQFDPVGKASFTSSCDIAKSTLANAGVSYSNQAAPAGTLAQVKIGEAVVASTSASGLAKDQAKVVKTGVETAIKAGLTAAGYPAKADPARINIPGVFAVLFVFVIAATALFGPIAATLVELFPTRIRYTAMSLPYHIGTGWIGGFVPFTAFAIVAATGNIYSGLWYPFAFTLLSVVTCFFLLPETNGRSLDD, via the coding sequence ATGGCGGAGATCGCCGCGGACTCGACGGACACGGCGGAAAAGAAGCCCGCCTCGCTGCGCACCGTGGTGGCGGCCTCCGCCGCCGGGACCACCTTCGAGTGGTACGACTTCTTTGTCTTCGGCAGTCTGATCCAGGTCATCTCCAAGACCTTCTTTTCGGGCCTCAGCGACACCGCGGGCTACATCGCCGCCCTCGCCCTGTTCGGCGCGGGCTTCCTGTTCCGCCCGGTGGGCGCCCTGGTGTTCGGCCGCATCGGCGATAAGACCGGCCGCAAGGGCGCCTTCCTGGTCACCGTCATGCTGATGGGCGGCGCGACCTTCGCCATCGGCCTCTTGCCCACCTATGCCCAGGCTGGGCTGTGGGCGCCCGGCCTGCTGGTGCTGATGCGCATTCTGCAGGGCTTCGCGCTAGGCGGCGAATACGGCGGGGCGGCGATCTATGTGGCCGAGCATGCGCCGCCGAACGGCCGCGGCCGGGCGACCAGCTGGGTGCAGACCTCCGCCGCCTTCGGCCTGTTCGGGGCTCTGGTGGTGATTCTCGTCACCCGGCTGGTGGTCGGCGATCTTTATGGACCCGAGGCTTTCGACGCCTGGGGCTGGCGCATTCCTTTCCTGTTCTCCGCCGGCCTGTTGGCGGTCTCCATATGGATGCGTCTGAAGCTCACCGAGAGCCCGGCCTTCGCCAAGATGAAGTCCGAGGGCGGCGGCTCGGCCTCGCCCTATCAAGAGTCCTTCGGCCAGTGGAAGAACCTGAAGATCGTGCTCCTGGCGCTCGCGGCGATCATGTCGGCCCAGGGCGCGGTCTGGTACACGGCCTTCTTCTACACCCAGACCTTCATGGAGAAGTTCCTCAAGGTCGATCCGGCGACCATCAACCTGCTGATGATGTCGGCCACGGCGGTCAGCGCCATCTTCTACGTCGTCTTCGGCTGGCTGTCGGACAAGGTCGGCCGCAAGAAGGTGATGCTGTTCGGCATGACCCTGATGCTGGTGGCCTATTTCCCCGGGTTCCACATGCTGGCCCGCACCGCCAACCCAGCGTTGGCCGAGGCCGAGGCCCGCACGCCGGTGGTGGTGGTGGCCGACCCGGCCGACTGCTCGCTGCAGTTCGATCCCGTGGGCAAGGCCTCCTTCACCTCGTCCTGCGACATCGCCAAGAGCACGCTGGCCAACGCCGGGGTCTCCTATTCCAACCAGGCCGCCCCGGCCGGGACCCTGGCCCAGGTGAAGATCGGCGAGGCGGTGGTCGCTTCGACCTCCGCCTCGGGCCTGGCCAAGGACCAGGCCAAGGTGGTCAAGACGGGCGTCGAGACCGCGATCAAGGCGGGCCTCACCGCCGCCGGCTATCCGGCCAAGGCCGACCCCGCGCGGATCAACATCCCCGGCGTCTTCGCCGTGCTGTTCGTCTTCGTGATCGCCGCCACCGCCCTGTTTGGCCCGATCGCCGCGACCCTGGTGGAGCTGTTCCCGACCCGGATCCGCTACACGGCCATGTCGCTGCCCTATCACATCGGCACCGGCTGGATCGGCGGCTTCGTGCCCTTCACCGCCTTCGCTATCGTCGCGGCGACCGGGAACATCTATTCGGGCCTCTGGTACCCCTTCGCCTTCACCCTGCTCTCGGTGGTGACCTGCTTCTTCCTGCTGCCGGAGACCAACGGCCGCTCGCTGGACGACTAG
- a CDS encoding PAS domain S-box protein → MPTPQRIGAANTGDMARWLFSNSREVMFIIGGDGQVEQVNPAFERATGWTQDEISGRGVRDIVHHEDLADYDAHLARLVEGGTSESLLRLRTRDGGFRWFDGRAELTADGRIVGVALDVTEERRRADELATAHRTQVLLSVTAGIGSWVFEPETDTITWSEDILSVTGYAPEEIADSGQFEALLHPDEAERIKAIFIAGTVKGQGRTFEHRMRGRGGRWTSWRATFHTEPRPGGAYALVGVSQNITELAKARDEALRGQQQIHQLIENAPFAVAMFDRQLRYMVVSNTWRQAFKLDQRDHIGLTLKDVFPTAPKRLLDAQARALTGELVRAKEDRFTDGQGTKHWVRWEARPWRDAKDAVQGIICYVDDISALAEARTDAQQNAHRLKLALEAADAGVYEIDHRNKTVWVSPEYRRLLGGHPGGYEAAQQLKFPRFHPDDVDHVRQSFRKIRAGREAGGAIIEARVIGREGAIRWTRIFHRLKHDSKGRPVKGVGMIQDFDERKRQELALVEAQYAAQAAGDAKAAFLANMSHEIRTPMNGVMGVLHLLKSEALSEEGRKMLEEALSCGQMLAELLNDVIDFSKIEAGRLELACEPTDPRALIEGVARLLRPQAEAKGLLLNVEIPADLGWVRTDPVRLRQALFNLIGNAVKFTLAGQVTIRAALKPGPVEPLLRLEVADTGVGIPEAVQPRIFQRFDQGDASTTRKFGGSGLGLAITQRLAEMLGGKVGFASTEGVGSIFWLEVAAPAADPVAAAIETNEPYLEGLKVLVVEDNPTNRMIVTKLLENLGAVVETAADGLLGVEAAARGGFDLILMDVQMPGIDGLEACRRIRALGGQTAATPIVALTANVLSHQRQSYLAAGMDGVVGKPISPAALLAEISRLSGDAVDEAAA, encoded by the coding sequence ATGCCCACACCGCAGCGGATCGGCGCGGCCAACACCGGCGACATGGCCCGGTGGCTGTTCAGCAACAGCCGCGAGGTCATGTTCATCATCGGCGGTGACGGCCAGGTCGAACAGGTCAACCCGGCCTTCGAACGCGCCACCGGCTGGACCCAGGACGAGATAAGCGGTCGCGGCGTGCGCGACATCGTCCACCATGAGGATCTCGCCGACTACGACGCCCATCTCGCCCGGCTCGTCGAGGGCGGGACCAGCGAGAGCCTGTTGCGGCTGCGTACCCGGGACGGCGGCTTCCGCTGGTTCGACGGACGGGCGGAACTCACGGCGGATGGCCGCATCGTGGGAGTCGCGCTGGACGTGACCGAAGAGCGGCGCCGTGCGGACGAGCTGGCCACCGCCCATCGCACCCAGGTCCTGCTGTCGGTCACCGCCGGAATCGGCAGCTGGGTCTTCGAACCGGAAACAGACACGATCACCTGGTCCGAGGACATCCTCTCGGTCACGGGCTACGCGCCGGAGGAGATCGCCGACAGCGGCCAGTTCGAAGCCCTGCTTCATCCCGACGAGGCCGAGCGGATCAAGGCGATCTTCATCGCCGGAACGGTCAAGGGCCAGGGGCGGACCTTCGAACACCGAATGCGTGGCCGAGGCGGCCGGTGGACCTCCTGGCGCGCCACCTTCCATACCGAGCCGCGGCCCGGCGGCGCCTACGCCCTGGTCGGCGTCTCCCAGAACATCACCGAACTGGCCAAGGCCCGCGACGAGGCCCTGCGCGGCCAGCAACAGATCCACCAGTTGATCGAGAACGCCCCCTTCGCGGTGGCCATGTTCGACCGGCAGCTGCGCTACATGGTCGTCTCCAACACCTGGCGGCAGGCCTTCAAGCTCGATCAGCGCGACCACATCGGGCTCACCCTGAAGGATGTTTTCCCCACCGCGCCGAAGCGGCTGCTGGACGCCCAGGCTCGCGCGCTGACCGGCGAGTTGGTCAGGGCCAAGGAGGATCGGTTCACCGACGGCCAGGGGACGAAGCACTGGGTGCGCTGGGAGGCCCGTCCCTGGCGCGACGCCAAGGACGCGGTCCAGGGGATCATCTGCTACGTGGACGATATCTCGGCCCTGGCCGAGGCGCGCACAGACGCTCAGCAGAACGCCCACCGGCTGAAGCTGGCGCTGGAGGCGGCCGACGCCGGAGTCTACGAGATCGACCACCGCAACAAGACCGTCTGGGTCTCGCCGGAATATCGCCGGCTGCTTGGGGGCCACCCCGGCGGCTACGAAGCCGCCCAGCAGCTGAAGTTTCCGCGCTTCCATCCCGACGACGTGGACCACGTGCGCCAGTCGTTCCGGAAGATCCGCGCCGGCCGGGAAGCGGGCGGCGCCATCATCGAGGCGCGCGTGATCGGGCGGGAGGGCGCCATCCGCTGGACGCGGATCTTCCATCGCCTGAAGCACGACAGCAAAGGACGCCCGGTCAAGGGCGTCGGCATGATCCAGGACTTCGACGAGCGTAAGCGCCAGGAGCTGGCCCTGGTCGAGGCCCAGTACGCCGCCCAGGCCGCCGGCGACGCCAAGGCCGCCTTCCTGGCCAATATGAGCCACGAGATCCGCACTCCGATGAACGGCGTCATGGGCGTGTTGCACCTGCTGAAGAGCGAGGCCCTATCGGAGGAGGGCCGCAAGATGCTGGAGGAGGCGCTCTCCTGCGGCCAGATGCTGGCCGAGCTGCTCAACGACGTGATCGACTTCTCGAAGATCGAGGCCGGCCGGCTGGAACTGGCCTGCGAGCCCACCGACCCGCGCGCCCTGATCGAGGGCGTCGCGCGCCTGCTGCGACCGCAGGCGGAGGCCAAGGGCCTGTTGCTGAACGTCGAGATCCCGGCCGACCTGGGTTGGGTGCGGACCGATCCGGTGCGGTTGCGCCAGGCGCTATTCAACCTGATCGGCAACGCGGTGAAGTTCACCCTCGCGGGCCAGGTCACCATCCGCGCGGCCCTGAAGCCCGGGCCGGTCGAACCGCTGCTGCGCCTGGAAGTGGCCGACACCGGGGTCGGCATCCCCGAAGCCGTGCAGCCGCGCATCTTCCAGCGCTTCGACCAGGGCGACGCCTCGACCACCCGCAAGTTCGGCGGCTCGGGGCTGGGCCTCGCCATCACCCAGCGTCTGGCCGAGATGCTGGGCGGCAAGGTGGGCTTCGCCTCGACCGAGGGCGTCGGCTCGATCTTCTGGCTTGAGGTGGCCGCCCCGGCCGCCGATCCGGTCGCCGCGGCCATCGAGACCAACGAGCCCTATCTCGAGGGGCTGAAGGTTCTGGTGGTGGAGGACAACCCCACCAACCGGATGATCGTCACCAAGCTGCTGGAGAACCTGGGCGCGGTGGTGGAGACCGCCGCCGACGGCCTGCTGGGCGTCGAGGCCGCAGCCCGCGGCGGATTCGACCTCATCCTGATGGACGTCCAGATGCCAGGCATAGACGGCCTGGAGGCCTGTCGCCGCATCCGCGCCCTGGGCGGCCAGACGGCGGCGACGCCGATCGTGGCGCTCACCGCCAACGTCCTCTCCCATCAGCGCCAGTCCTATCTGGCGGCGGGCATGGATGGGGTGGTCGGCAAGCCCATCTCCCCCGCCGCCCTGCTGGCCGAGATCTCGCGCCTGAGCGGCGATGCTGTGGACGAGGCGGCGGCCTGA
- a CDS encoding MliC family protein, protein MRAALVLVGLLALGGCASVMPEDATDAPMTYACAGGKRFTAAYALKGDKARVTAGGTSYSLPHVRSGSGARYARAGVELFTKGDGALLNGAAGGPYRDCRTG, encoded by the coding sequence GTGAGGGCGGCTCTCGTCCTGGTCGGCCTGTTGGCGCTTGGCGGCTGCGCCAGCGTCATGCCGGAGGACGCCACCGACGCGCCGATGACCTATGCCTGCGCGGGCGGCAAGCGGTTCACGGCGGCCTACGCCCTGAAGGGAGACAAGGCGCGGGTGACCGCAGGCGGGACATCCTACAGCCTGCCGCACGTGCGATCGGGCTCAGGCGCGCGCTACGCCCGGGCCGGCGTCGAGCTCTTCACCAAGGGCGACGGGGCCTTGCTGAACGGCGCGGCCGGCGGCCCCTACCGCGACTGCCGGACCGGCTGA
- a CDS encoding siroheme synthase has protein sequence MDVFPAFIPLHGAKVVIAGSGEAAEAKARLFAGSPATLVRVEGPAAFIAGTYAGAVLAFIATDDDLFAQAAARAARAAGVLVNVVDRPALCDFTTPSVIDRGEVVAAIGTGGASPMLAAMLRNDIEQRVPEGAGRVAALFRMLQDEVRQALPELPARRAFLREALSGPAAHAAQADDMEAATRLLREALAKGPSAQGKVQFVAGRGPADLLTLRASRALAAADVLIADAEADPDILTLARRDAERMAPDAVTPARLAALAGSGLRVVRVICGAPSPADLQALAAAGAAIEVLSAAPDR, from the coding sequence GTGGACGTCTTCCCAGCCTTCATTCCCCTGCACGGGGCCAAGGTGGTGATCGCCGGCTCCGGCGAGGCGGCCGAGGCCAAGGCCCGCCTGTTCGCGGGCTCCCCCGCGACCCTTGTCCGCGTCGAGGGTCCGGCCGCCTTCATCGCCGGAACCTATGCTGGGGCGGTCCTGGCCTTCATCGCCACGGACGACGACCTCTTCGCCCAGGCCGCCGCTCGCGCGGCGCGCGCCGCCGGGGTGCTGGTCAATGTGGTCGACCGCCCAGCGCTCTGCGACTTCACCACCCCCTCGGTGATCGACCGGGGCGAGGTGGTGGCGGCCATCGGCACCGGCGGCGCCTCGCCCATGCTGGCCGCCATGCTGCGCAACGACATCGAGCAGCGGGTGCCTGAGGGCGCGGGCCGGGTGGCGGCCCTGTTCCGCATGCTGCAGGACGAGGTGCGCCAGGCCCTGCCTGAACTGCCGGCCCGCCGAGCCTTCCTGCGCGAGGCCCTGTCCGGGCCTGCCGCCCACGCCGCCCAGGCCGACGACATGGAGGCCGCGACGCGGCTGCTCCGCGAGGCCCTGGCCAAGGGGCCCTCTGCCCAGGGCAAGGTGCAGTTCGTGGCCGGGCGCGGCCCCGCCGACCTGCTGACCCTGCGCGCCAGCCGCGCACTCGCCGCCGCTGATGTCCTCATCGCCGACGCCGAGGCCGACCCCGACATCCTGACTTTGGCCCGCCGCGACGCCGAGCGGATGGCGCCCGACGCCGTCACTCCGGCCAGGCTCGCAGCCCTGGCCGGCTCGGGCCTGCGGGTGGTGCGGGTGATCTGCGGGGCTCCGTCGCCCGCCGACCTGCAGGCCCTGGCCGCGGCCGGCGCGGCCATCGAGGTCCTGTCGGCGGCGCCCGACCGGTGA